In Pseudomonadota bacterium, a single genomic region encodes these proteins:
- a CDS encoding Uma2 family endonuclease, with amino-acid sequence MSATVIIAARAQPLVVNFGPFVNTMNDEDFTKLCQLNSDLRIERTREGDLIIMPPTGGETGRRSFNLTAVFGEWVERDGTGIGFDSSTGFTLPNGAKRSPDLAWVRRSRWERLSTAEREGFPPLCPDFVAELRSPSDDLSALQAKLEEYMANGAQLGWLIDPDDRMVYVYRPNTQMECLDHPTTLSGAPVLRGFILDSERLW; translated from the coding sequence ATGTCCGCCACCGTCATTATCGCGGCGCGAGCCCAACCGCTCGTGGTGAATTTCGGCCCGTTCGTCAACACGATGAATGACGAGGACTTCACCAAGCTTTGTCAGTTGAATAGCGATCTGCGCATCGAGCGCACCCGCGAGGGAGACCTGATCATCATGCCGCCCACCGGGGGAGAGACGGGCCGCCGCAGTTTCAACCTGACGGCGGTGTTTGGTGAATGGGTAGAACGCGACGGTACCGGTATAGGCTTCGACTCGTCCACGGGTTTCACGCTGCCTAACGGGGCGAAGCGCTCGCCCGATCTCGCCTGGGTGAGGCGTTCCCGCTGGGAACGGTTGAGCACGGCGGAACGGGAAGGTTTCCCGCCTCTATGTCCCGATTTTGTCGCGGAGCTGCGCTCACCCTCGGATGACTTGAGCGCTTTGCAGGCCAAACTCGAAGAGTATATGGCCAATGGCGCACAGTTGGGATGGCTCATCGATCCGGATGACAGAATGGTGTACGTCTATCGCCCCAACACCCAAATGGAATGCCTGGACCATCCCACCACGCTTTCGGGTGCGCCTGTCCTACGAGGGTTCATTCTGGATTCGGAACGCCTCTGGTAG
- a CDS encoding Uma2 family endonuclease has product MSSPALDLYQRHRLTVHDFHRMGEVGILPVEGRLELIEGEIIAMAPIGSRHAAIVTRANMLFVQAVAGRAIVSVQNPIILGEHSEPEPDLALIQPRDDFYALALPRADEVLLIVEVADTTLRYDREMKIPLYARHGIPEVWLIDVEGRTLTVFETPADGRYRNERRVRPSGALAPKALPGVEVDLSRLFGTA; this is encoded by the coding sequence ATGTCCAGCCCCGCCCTCGATCTGTACCAGAGACACCGCCTGACGGTGCATGATTTTCACCGCATGGGCGAAGTCGGCATCCTCCCGGTCGAGGGCCGGTTGGAACTGATCGAGGGGGAGATCATCGCCATGGCACCGATTGGGAGCCGGCACGCGGCCATCGTTACCCGCGCCAACATGTTGTTCGTGCAGGCAGTGGCGGGCCGCGCCATTGTCTCCGTTCAGAACCCCATCATCCTCGGGGAGCACTCCGAGCCTGAACCGGATCTGGCGCTCATCCAACCGCGGGACGATTTCTACGCGCTGGCCCTGCCGCGCGCGGACGAGGTGCTCCTGATCGTCGAGGTCGCGGATACCACCCTGCGCTACGACCGCGAGATGAAGATCCCGCTCTATGCCCGCCACGGTATCCCGGAGGTGTGGCTCATCGATGTGGAAGGCCGGACGCTTACGGTATTCGAGACACCGGCGGACGGGCGGTATCGCAACGAGCGTCGCGTGCGGCCGTCGGGCGCGCTGGCGCCCAAGGCGCTGCCGGGGGTCGAGGTGGATCTGTCGCGACTCTTCGGAACGGCTTGA
- a CDS encoding tail fiber protein: MADPFVAEIRIFPFNFAPKGWAWCDGQLMPLSQNTALFSLLGTTYGGDGKSNFALPDLQGRAPMHPGHGPGLSLHDLGETGGAETVTLLESEIPAHSHTLMASTEDGVQGSFTPGVTLANSVGGTLYQTTTNTNLVSMNPSALSPAGGDQPHNNLQPYLTFYFCIALQGVFPPRG, encoded by the coding sequence ATGGCCGACCCGTTTGTTGCTGAGATCAGGATTTTCCCATTCAATTTTGCCCCAAAAGGCTGGGCGTGGTGCGACGGGCAACTCATGCCACTATCACAGAACACGGCACTGTTCTCACTACTGGGCACGACCTACGGTGGGGACGGCAAGAGCAATTTTGCGCTTCCGGACCTCCAGGGTAGGGCGCCCATGCATCCCGGCCACGGCCCCGGTCTGTCGCTGCATGACCTAGGCGAAACCGGCGGTGCAGAGACCGTGACCCTGCTCGAATCAGAGATCCCTGCCCACAGCCACACCCTGATGGCCTCGACCGAAGACGGCGTGCAGGGCTCATTCACCCCGGGCGTCACCCTTGCCAACTCCGTAGGCGGGACGCTGTATCAGACCACAACCAACACGAATCTCGTAAGTATGAACCCCAGCGCCTTGTCCCCCGCCGGCGGCGACCAGCCCCACAACAACCTGCAGCCGTACCTGACCTTCTACTTCTGCATTGCGCTTCAGGGGGTGTTTCCGCCGCGAGGGTAG
- a CDS encoding tail fiber protein, with the protein MAQPYVGEIRMFAGNFAPAGWMFCEGQLLPIAENETLFQLIGTTYGGDGQSTFALPDLRGRIPIHQGNGFILAETGGTEEITLTVAQIPAHSHALLGAQVNGSQASPAGGVLANSTVITPYAPETANAAMALTAIAPVGGSQPHTNFQPYLCINFIISLFGIFPSPT; encoded by the coding sequence ATGGCACAACCGTACGTGGGTGAAATTCGCATGTTCGCGGGGAACTTCGCGCCAGCGGGGTGGATGTTCTGCGAGGGGCAATTGTTGCCCATCGCAGAGAACGAGACGCTCTTTCAGCTCATCGGGACAACGTACGGCGGCGACGGGCAGAGTACCTTCGCATTGCCCGATCTACGTGGACGGATCCCGATCCACCAGGGCAACGGCTTCATCCTGGCTGAGACCGGCGGTACGGAGGAGATCACGCTGACGGTCGCTCAGATCCCCGCACACAGCCACGCTTTGCTCGGCGCACAGGTGAATGGCTCGCAGGCAAGCCCAGCAGGGGGTGTCCTGGCCAACTCGACGGTGATCACGCCCTACGCGCCGGAGACCGCCAATGCGGCTATGGCTCTAACCGCCATAGCGCCGGTAGGAGGCAGCCAGCCACACACTAATTTTCAGCCCTATCTGTGCATCAACTTCATTATTTCGCTTTTCGGCATTTTCCCGTCGCCAACATAG
- a CDS encoding tail fiber protein — translation MAEPFLSEIRIMSFAFSPKGWALRNGQLLPINQNQALFSLLGTTFGGDGRVNFALPDLRARAPIHVGSGHTLGERGGEQAHTLSIAELPEHVHVLNGSSAIGNSVNPRTQAGGNLLAQEPGNVYSQNTASLGALIPTSVANVGGSQAHVNMQPFLTLTFSIALQGIFPSPN, via the coding sequence ATGGCAGAACCGTTTTTATCAGAGATCCGCATCATGAGCTTTGCGTTCAGCCCCAAAGGCTGGGCGTTGCGTAACGGGCAGCTCTTGCCGATCAACCAGAACCAGGCGTTGTTCTCATTACTGGGCACGACTTTCGGTGGTGACGGCCGGGTGAATTTCGCGCTGCCGGACCTGCGCGCGAGGGCGCCGATCCACGTTGGCTCAGGACACACGCTCGGCGAGCGCGGCGGCGAACAGGCCCATACGCTGTCCATCGCCGAGTTGCCGGAACATGTCCATGTCCTAAATGGGTCGAGCGCCATCGGCAACTCGGTCAATCCACGGACACAAGCCGGCGGCAATCTCTTGGCCCAGGAGCCAGGCAACGTGTATTCACAAAATACGGCAAGCCTGGGAGCGCTGATTCCAACGAGCGTTGCCAATGTTGGCGGCAGCCAGGCACACGTCAATATGCAGCCATTCTTGACCCTGACGTTCTCTATTGCGTTGCAGGGGATTTTTCCGAGCCCGAACTAA